One Opitutaceae bacterium genomic window, GGTTTCCCGATGGGAAAAGGATCTCGATGAACCTGAACATCGACCGGGAAGGGCTGCGTTTTGTCCAGGTCAATGCCGACGGAACGGATCTTCGCAAGATCCTGGATTCGGTCCCAGGTTCCGGGCACCCCACGGTTCATCCGAATGGCACCCATATCCTGACCGACACCTACACCCATGAACCGACGGCCTACGGAGACGGGACGATTCCCCTGCGCTGGGTGAACCTGGAGACAGGGAAGGAGCAGGTGATCGTCCGGATCAATACCGCCCAGCCGATCGACGACGTGGTCCTGCGGGTCGACCCGCATCCGGCCTGGGACAGGACCTGGCGCCATGTCGCCATCAACGGGTTTGTCGGAGGAACCCGCCGGGTCTTTATCGTCGACATGCGGAACCTGGTCGAATGATTCCGCCCGATGGCCGGTCCCGGGACCGGCCAGGCGTGGCGGGTGGAAAAGATGGGAGCGAAGGTTAATCCCGCCGGCTGCGGCGACGTCCGGGCGCAAGCGCCGCGGCTACCCGTTTCTGCAGGACGGGCACGAGTTCTCTCTCGAACCACGGGTTCCGAACCAGCCATCGCCCGTTCCGCGGGGAAGGATGCGGCAAGGGAAGGAGTTCGGGAAGAAAAGAGCGGAATGAACGGACGGTCGCGGTCAGGTTGCCCTCGAATCGTTGACTCATGTAGTGACGTTGGGCATACAGGCCGATCACGAGAGTCAACCGGATCCGTGACATGTGCTCCCGCAAGGCAGCGTGCCAGAGCGGGGCGCATTCCGGGCGGGGTGGCAGGTCTCCGGTCTTTCCCTTCCCCGGATAGCAGAATCCCATCGGCATCATGGCCACCCGGGTGGCGTCGTAGAAAACAGTGGGGTCAATGCCCATCCAGTTGCGCAGGAGACGGCCGCTCGGATCGTCCCAGGGCACTCCGCTGGCGTGGACCTTTGTCCCCGGGGCCTGACCGATGACGAGGATGCGGGCATCCGGGTGGATCTGAACGACGGGCCGGGGTCCGTGGGGCAGGGAGTCGGCGCAGACGGTGCAGTTGCGGACTCGGCTGAGGAGCGAAGCGAGGTCTTCCCGGTCCATGCGGATTTGTGATGGGGCGTCTTTGCGCGGAACCCGGCAGGCAAGTGCTCCGGCCTCAGCCCTCCGCCGGGCGGAAGCGATCAGGGACAACAATATCCCGGCGGCGTGCTTCCGGGTTGACCCGAAGGACCGTCAGCACGCCGGCCTCCACCGTGCCCTCAATTGTGGTACGATGGGGGGCGTGGAGCTTGAAGTCGACATCCCAGTCGGCCGGCCAGGCGGGCAGGAGGAAAATCCTGTCTCCTTCGGACTGAAGGAGCATGGCCTGGAGAGCGGTGACGAGGACTCCACCGTGATCCTGGTCGGGCGTCCAATCGTAATTGGGACCCCAGAAGGCCGGAAAACGTGAGTCGGGATCATGGACGGAGGCACGCTCGACCACGTAATCGCGGGCCTCGTCGGCCAGTCCGAGGTAGGCCATGAATATATCCTCCTGTCGCCAGCCGAACGCCCCCCGGTCGAGGCGGTGGTGGAGCGCTTCGATGCCGAGGGTCGCGTTGGGCTTCTCAAAGGAGACCATGCGGAAGGGAAAGACGGCGTAGAGTTCCGGGTTTTCGATGTTCCGCTTTTCCTCGAACCGAGCGGCCGGAGCGAGCATTCGGACCCCGTCGACCTCCCGAGTGGGCAGGGTGGGGATCCTTTCCCGAAGGCCCTCGAGGTAGTGACGGTCTTCTGCGGGCAGGTCCGGCCCGGGCAGGTCGAGAAGCCGGCCGATAACGGCGTGGAGTCCGGCCACTTCCGACATCGGGTTGGTGGCGTCCCACCAGGTCTCGAGGGCCTGGGCGGGATGCATGACCAGTTTGCCGTCGGGACCGGTCTGGTAGAATAGGTCGAAGAACCTCAGGACGGGCAGGGCGGTGGGCAGGATGGTTTCCTTCAGGAAAGCCTTGTCGTCGGTATGCGCATAATAGTCCTGCAACATGAAGACAAACTCGAGACCGGAAACCCACTCCCATTTGTGGTAGCGGTTTTTCTGGAGCTTGTCCGTCCGCTCCGCGGCGGGTGGGTCCCACCCGTAGACTTCACTGAAGACGGCACCCCAGGGATAAATGCATTCGGGAAAGTAGGCGGCGTTCTCGATTCCGAAATAGCGATGGGTCCGATGGATGGATACATCGAGGACCTCTCCGGCATACATTTTGTAGAGCGAGGGGAGCAGGTCGAGGTCGCCGGAGGTGCAGAGCGCGGTGTAGGAGAGGCGTGTGTTCTGCCACCAGTAGCCGGTTCCCCATCGGCGGTAGTCGGGCCCACCCGGGGTGTCCGGCCAGGGGACGGTGAAGATGGAGCCGTTGAACTTGATCGGGTAGTCGCCACGGCCTCCGCAGGCGATGATATAGCGCTGCAGGGCATAGCCGCGATTGACCGCTTGAACGGAGGCCGGGGGGGACGACCCGCGTGGCGTGATCCGGATATGGCTGCGTGACCAGAAATCCCGCCACCAGGCAAGGTGGGCGGCACGGGCCGGATCATGGCCGATCGCCTGGATGTTCGATTCCGAGAGCAGAATCGCTTCGAACCATTCCTCGGCCGTCGCCGGTTGGCGGGTCAGCACATGGATCCGGAAGCGGTGGTGCGTTTGATCCGGGCTGACCAGGTGATAGTCGTCGGAACGCTCAACCCCGTCTCCGATGATCCAGGCCCCGAAAACGCGGTGGATGATCGGATCCCTCCACGGCGCCTCGAGGAGGTCTTGAATCCTCATGGTCATCTCCGGGCCGACGGATTTCCCGTTCCGGTGATACCAGCCGATTCCGGATTCAAGGTTGTGCAGAACGGTGTCCGGTTCGACAACCGTGGGTTCACGTTGGGCACCGTCGACCAGCCGGTCGAGCAGGACATCACCGACCTCGATGCTGGGCAGGACGGTGGGCTCCGTCCGCCAGAGTTCGAAGGATGCCGTTGCGGTAGACGCGGTGTCGCTTTCCACCTCAAGGTGGATGACAGGGTGATTGGCATCCACCCAGAGGCGGACCGCTCTTGTGCCATTGGTCGGGTCCGACGTCCTGACGATCATCTCTCCCCGCGCCGGGTGGAGTTCCTGACGGAAGGATGAAGAATTGGTCGGAAGGGGTGGAGAGAGTCTCAACCGGACGAGGCCGACCTTGGCCAGCCGGGAATTGTCCTCCCAGGCGTCGGTCTTTCCGATGTAGAAGAGGAGGTCGCCTCCGGCATCGACCCAGGCGTTGAGGCCAATGTCCCCATTGCCCAGGGGCATGGAGCCACGGGCGTCGGCGCTGGGAGAATCCCAGACAACGGGATCCGGCATTCGATCGGGCGGCCTTGAGGCGGCGGGAGAGCCTTCGGTCAGGGAAGACATGGCGAGTGCGACGATGAGGGTTCGGATGAGCACGCTGGAAGCCGGTGAACGGGCCACGCGGGCGGTTTCAGGGCAAGGATATCGGATTGGGAACGATGGGTCAGTTGACCGCTCGAATCAATCCCGCCGATCGGAATTCCGTTCGATTGGGAAGATCCGGAACGGCTCACTCAATTACCGTGAGCAGATAATCGATGACCTCGGACGCGGTATACGATTTCCGGTCTGATCCCACCACCTGGAAGATGCTTTGAAGATCGTCGCCGCAGGTCACCAGCGGCAATTCGACGATGCCTTCAGCGCGGACCTGAGGAAGTCCGATATTGGCCATGAGGCCGTTGCAGAGGCATTTGCGGCCGACGGTATCCTCGATCGCGCCACCGCTCTTGGTGTAGAGGTGGATTTCATCTGCCGGGCAGCGCCAACCGAGGTTGCCGTTGGGGAGTTCATAGGCTTCGCGAAGGTAACCGAGGTCACATTTGCGCTGCCGGCCGTCATAGACACCGGCTTCCGAAAGAGTGTCGGGGACGGAAAGCACCTTGATGGGAAAACCCGTCGGTGAAGCCAGGGGATCGGTGAAGACCCGGGGCTGCTTGTCCTGGCACCTCCGGATCAGGTCGTGCTTGATGTCGGCGCGCATCCCCGATTCGTCGCAGAAGGCAAAGAGCGTGCCGACCTGGATACCGGCGGCACCGGCGGCCAGGGCCTCCTTGAGCCGGCCCGGCCCGCCGTAGGACCCGGCCAGAAAGAAAGGCACCCCGAGTGCGTTGATGGCGACGAGATCGATCGCATCGCGTTGCCCGTAGACCGGTTCGCCTTCCGCACTGAGTTCAGTCTTGCCCCTCGGAGGGGCATTGTGACCTCCGGCCGTCGGGCCCTCGATGATGAGACCGTTGACTCCGCCGTTGCTTTTCTTGACCAGGAGACCGGCAAGGGACGCGGATGAGACGATGGGAAAGAAAAGGGGGCGCGGAAGTGATGGCGGGGGCGTCTCAAGAACGTTCCGGGGGTCGAAGGAAAGAAAATGTTCCTTCCCGCTCTCGGTCTTGCGTATCTGAAGTTTGGATTCGACGGGTTCGCCCCGGGTCAGGCTTTCGATGGCCCGTGGGATCTCGATCGGTATTCCGGCACCGACGAGGACGAGGTCAACTCCGGCGAGCATGGCGCCGTAGAGCGAGGCGAGCAGCGGGGCCTGAATCTTGTGCAGGTAGTTGATCCCGACCAGTCCGTCATGTCCTTCCTTGGCGAGGTAGACCTCGGCAAAATTGGCGGCGACGATCAATTCCTCAAGTTGCCGGCTGGGCCGATTGCCCACCATCGGTTTCCCGGCAAACGGGCGATCGGCGTCCTTGCCATTCGCGATGAAGTAACGGGTGAGGATGCGATCGGCGATAACCGGATCGGGGAAGGCCTCAAGGGCACGGCGCATATGGCCGCCTGGGTCACCGACCTGCAGTCGCCGGACGAGAATCAGATCGAGAGCGGTGCCCGAAACCACACCGATCTGGCCCCTGGTTGAAACGGAGCGGGCCAATCGCCAATCGGATACACCCGCGCCCATCCCTCCTTGGATGATCTTGGGCAACTTCATTTCTGGAATGGTTTCTTGGGTAATGGTGTCCTTGTGTGTCTGGAATGGTCCCCGCTGGCAACGGAAATGGCGTGGGGATCAATGGATGGGCAGCGATTTGCAATTTGTGCGCCTCGGACGGAGAAAAGGCTTAAGTCAGGGACACCGCCGGCGCGAGTTTGTGCCGGGTCGGCGCTTCTTTTCCTCTTTGATTCCGTTCGCCCGATCCGCATGGTGGTGAAGGGAGGATCCATTGCTCACGGAGACCGGCGCCATTGATGCGGGATTCGGGGCCAGCACCCGGAACAAAATCCTTCCAACTTCTCCGGCTTCTGCCTTCATGGGGCCGTGGCGCTGAAGATGGACCGCAGTCAGATGGAAGCTGTGCTCAGGGAACGGATCGGTTCCGAATATTCGCGCGGTTTGGAACGACTCGGCGACGGGCTTGTCCGCCGGTGGGTGCTGCGGCGGGGAAAAGAGTTTGCGAGTCCGTGGATCTGGTGGGGCGACGTGAGCAAATCACGGGAGGAGTCCTATGGGGGAGGCCCCCACGAGGGGGTTGATTTCGCCCTGGCCGAGATGACCTCGACCGGGCGGGTGGAAGCCGGCCTTGAGGGGATGAGGGTTCCCGTGTTCACGACGGGCCGGATCATCTGGAGCTTTGCCGATCTGGTGGGTGACACCGTGATCGTGGCCACGGGCGAGAAGATCGAGGATTTCCGTTTCGTCATTCAGTATTCACATATCGACTTCGAGAAGGCCGCGCTCGGCGAAGAGGTCAGCGGAGGAACGGACATCGGCCGGATCAAATTGTCGAACAATCCCAAGTCGATCACCGCGTCGCACCTGCATGTCTCGACCGCCCTGCTGCGTGACGATCTGCTGTCGCTCCCGCCGACGGCGGTCGATTTCACGAACTGGCTGCACTGGGAGCGGGAAGGGAGTCTAATCTACCTCGACCCCCTCGGCCTGCTTGAGTCAGCGGTCAGGGACCGTCTCTTTGTGACCGGGAAAGACGCCGAGTCTCCGATCGCATTGCTGATCGGAAGTGGTTCGACCAAGGAGGATCGCCTGATCCTCCGCCGCGTTCTGGCCCGGAGTTTTCCCGGGTTGCACACCGTATCCAGGCAGACGGTCGAGGAGGCCGTCGGCGACCTCGGGGACCGGGGGCTCTTTGTATGGAATGACGCCCGCAAGTGGCAGATCCGGGCCGGTCGGTCCCTGACCGTTCCGTCGGGTTCGCCGATCGAGGGCGAAGGCTTCGAGGAATTGGTGGAAGCGATCCGTTCGGTGGAAATGGCGAACGCAATTGGACGATAAAGGCGGCGTTGACTGCCGGTTCTGCCCGATGGGGGGGCGTCTGGGCCGCACCTATCGTGCCCAGGCCGGGAAGGCGTCGATCGGATTGCCGGCGACGAGGGGAAAGAGAAGGCTGACGACGACGAGCGTCACCAGGAGTGCGACGAAGTTGAGGATCAGTCCGGTTCGCGCCATCTCGGCGATGCGAATCCGCTGGCTGCTGAAGACGACGGCGTTGGGAGGGGTGGCCACGGGCATCATGAAGGCCATTGATGCCGAGATGGTCGCCGGTATGGCAAAGATCAGGGGATGGACATGAATGCTGACCGCCCAGCCGGCGAGGATGGGCAGGAGCATGGAAAGCGTTGCCACATTCGAGGTGAGTTCGGTCAGGAAGGTCACACTCAGGCAGATGACAGCGACGAGGATCATGATCGGGATCGGACCGATGGCCAGGAAGGACTCACCGATATGCCGGGATAGTCCGCTCTCCCCAAATCCGCTGGCAAGGGCGAAACCGCCTCCGAAAAGCACTATGATTCCCCAAGGGAGCCGCGCGAAGGTGTCGCCTTCGAGAATCCGTCTTTGACCGGAGTCCTTCCCCGCCGGCACGAGAAAAAGAACGAGGCTGGAAGCGATCGCCACCGTCCCGTCATCGACTCGACCGAAACCTCTCCAGAGGCTGGCCCATCCCGGCAGAGTGATGTTTCCCAGGTGAAGGTCCTGGCGGAAGGTCCAGAGAAACACGGTC contains:
- a CDS encoding uracil-DNA glycosylase family protein; protein product: MDREDLASLLSRVRNCTVCADSLPHGPRPVVQIHPDARILVIGQAPGTKVHASGVPWDDPSGRLLRNWMGIDPTVFYDATRVAMMPMGFCYPGKGKTGDLPPRPECAPLWHAALREHMSRIRLTLVIGLYAQRHYMSQRFEGNLTATVRSFRSFLPELLPLPHPSPRNGRWLVRNPWFERELVPVLQKRVAAALAPGRRRSRRD
- a CDS encoding DUF5703 domain-containing protein — translated: MARSPASSVLIRTLIVALAMSSLTEGSPAASRPPDRMPDPVVWDSPSADARGSMPLGNGDIGLNAWVDAGGDLLFYIGKTDAWEDNSRLAKVGLVRLRLSPPLPTNSSSFRQELHPARGEMIVRTSDPTNGTRAVRLWVDANHPVIHLEVESDTASTATASFELWRTEPTVLPSIEVGDVLLDRLVDGAQREPTVVEPDTVLHNLESGIGWYHRNGKSVGPEMTMRIQDLLEAPWRDPIIHRVFGAWIIGDGVERSDDYHLVSPDQTHHRFRIHVLTRQPATAEEWFEAILLSESNIQAIGHDPARAAHLAWWRDFWSRSHIRITPRGSSPPASVQAVNRGYALQRYIIACGGRGDYPIKFNGSIFTVPWPDTPGGPDYRRWGTGYWWQNTRLSYTALCTSGDLDLLPSLYKMYAGEVLDVSIHRTHRYFGIENAAYFPECIYPWGAVFSEVYGWDPPAAERTDKLQKNRYHKWEWVSGLEFVFMLQDYYAHTDDKAFLKETILPTALPVLRFFDLFYQTGPDGKLVMHPAQALETWWDATNPMSEVAGLHAVIGRLLDLPGPDLPAEDRHYLEGLRERIPTLPTREVDGVRMLAPAARFEEKRNIENPELYAVFPFRMVSFEKPNATLGIEALHHRLDRGAFGWRQEDIFMAYLGLADEARDYVVERASVHDPDSRFPAFWGPNYDWTPDQDHGGVLVTALQAMLLQSEGDRIFLLPAWPADWDVDFKLHAPHRTTIEGTVEAGVLTVLRVNPEARRRDIVVPDRFRPAEG
- a CDS encoding nitronate monooxygenase, encoding MKLPKIIQGGMGAGVSDWRLARSVSTRGQIGVVSGTALDLILVRRLQVGDPGGHMRRALEAFPDPVIADRILTRYFIANGKDADRPFAGKPMVGNRPSRQLEELIVAANFAEVYLAKEGHDGLVGINYLHKIQAPLLASLYGAMLAGVDLVLVGAGIPIEIPRAIESLTRGEPVESKLQIRKTESGKEHFLSFDPRNVLETPPPSLPRPLFFPIVSSASLAGLLVKKSNGGVNGLIIEGPTAGGHNAPPRGKTELSAEGEPVYGQRDAIDLVAINALGVPFFLAGSYGGPGRLKEALAAGAAGIQVGTLFAFCDESGMRADIKHDLIRRCQDKQPRVFTDPLASPTGFPIKVLSVPDTLSEAGVYDGRQRKCDLGYLREAYELPNGNLGWRCPADEIHLYTKSGGAIEDTVGRKCLCNGLMANIGLPQVRAEGIVELPLVTCGDDLQSIFQVVGSDRKSYTASEVIDYLLTVIE